A window of the Streptomyces griseochromogenes genome harbors these coding sequences:
- a CDS encoding potassium channel family protein produces the protein MRVAIAGAGAVGRSIAGELLENGHEVLLIDKAPTAISVERVPQAEWLLADACEITSLDEAALQRCNVAIAATGDDKVNLVVSLLAKTEYGVPRVVARVNNPKNEWLFNESWGVDVAVSTPRLMSALVEEAVSVGDLVRLLRFSHGDANLVELTLPEESALAGTQVGDVEWPQDTSLVTIIRGTRVLTPSKEDSLEAGDELLFVAAQAREEQLEELLSVRKES, from the coding sequence ATGAGGGTCGCCATTGCCGGGGCCGGCGCCGTCGGCCGCTCGATCGCGGGCGAGCTGCTGGAGAACGGCCACGAGGTCCTGCTCATCGACAAGGCCCCGACCGCCATCTCGGTGGAGCGGGTGCCGCAGGCGGAGTGGCTGCTGGCCGACGCCTGTGAGATCACGTCCCTGGACGAGGCGGCGCTCCAGCGCTGCAACGTCGCGATCGCCGCGACCGGCGACGACAAGGTCAACCTGGTCGTCTCGCTGCTGGCGAAGACGGAGTACGGCGTTCCGCGCGTCGTCGCCCGCGTGAACAACCCCAAGAACGAGTGGCTGTTCAACGAGTCCTGGGGCGTCGACGTGGCCGTGTCCACCCCGCGCCTGATGTCCGCGCTGGTCGAGGAGGCGGTGAGCGTCGGCGACCTGGTCCGTCTGCTCCGCTTCAGCCACGGGGACGCCAACCTGGTCGAGCTGACCCTGCCCGAGGAGTCGGCCCTGGCCGGCACCCAGGTCGGCGACGTGGAGTGGCCCCAGGACACCTCCCTGGTCACGATCATCCGCGGCACCCGGGTGCTGACCCCCTCCAAGGAGGACTCCCTGGAGGCGGGCGACGAACTCCTCTTCGTGGCGGCGCAGGCCCGGGAGGAGCAGCTGGAGGAGCTGCTGTCGGTGCGGAAGGAAAGCTGA
- a CDS encoding potassium channel family protein gives MHIVIMGCGRVGSALAQTLEQQGHTVAVIDQDPTAFRRLGPGFGGRRVTGVGFDQDTLREAGIEEAGAFAAVSSGDNSNIISARVAREMFGVENVAARIYDPRRAEVYQRLGIPTVATVRWTADQMLRRLLPSGAEPLWRDPTGGVQLAEVHASTKWVGHKISRLQDETGVRVAFLTRLGEAILPTSQTVLQEGDLVHVMMRASDVDKVEAAFASGPEEEGGH, from the coding sequence GTGCACATCGTCATCATGGGCTGCGGAAGAGTGGGTTCCGCTCTGGCCCAGACCCTGGAGCAACAGGGGCACACGGTCGCCGTGATCGACCAGGATCCCACCGCCTTCCGCCGGTTGGGCCCGGGATTCGGGGGCCGCCGGGTCACCGGTGTCGGCTTCGACCAGGACACCCTGCGCGAGGCGGGCATCGAGGAGGCGGGCGCCTTCGCCGCCGTCTCCAGCGGTGACAACTCGAACATCATCTCCGCACGCGTGGCCCGCGAGATGTTCGGCGTGGAGAACGTGGCCGCCCGTATCTACGACCCTCGCCGCGCCGAGGTCTACCAGCGCCTGGGCATCCCCACCGTGGCCACCGTGCGCTGGACCGCCGACCAGATGCTGCGCCGTCTGCTGCCCTCGGGCGCCGAGCCGCTGTGGCGCGACCCCACCGGCGGTGTCCAACTCGCCGAGGTGCACGCCTCCACGAAGTGGGTCGGCCACAAGATCAGCAGGCTGCAGGACGAGACGGGCGTCCGCGTGGCGTTCCTGACCCGCCTGGGCGAGGCGATCCTGCCCACCTCGCAGACGGTGCTGCAGGAGGGCGACCTCGTGCACGTGATGATGCGCGCGAGCGACGTCGACAAGGTCGAGGCGGCGTTCGCCTCCGGCCCGGAAGAGGAGGGCGGTCACTGA
- a CDS encoding APC family permease, producing MSKLTDVPKRILIGRALRSDRLGETLLPKRIALPVFASDPLSSVAYAPGEVLLVLSIAGVSAYHFSPWIAVAVVVLMFTVVASYRQNVHAYPSGGGDYEVATTNLGPKAGLTVASALLVDYVLTVAVSIASGIENLGSAVPFVVEHKVLCAVAVIVLLTLMNLRGVKESGKLFAIPTYVFVGGVFIMIAWGAFRGMVLGDTMHAPTADYHIKAEHQGLAGFALVFLLLRAFSSGCAALTGVEAISNGVPAFRKPKSKNAATTLALMGGLAVTMFCGIIALAMSTKVRMAENPATDLIHNGHPLGSGYVQNPVISQVAEAVFGKGSFLFIVLAAATALVLFLAANTAYNGFPLLGSILAQDRYLPRQLHTRGDRLAFSNGIVLLAGAAALLTVVYGADSTRLIQLYIVGVFVSFTLSQTGMVRHWNRHLATERDPAKRRHMIRSRAINAFGAFFTGLVLVVVLVTKFTHGAWVALLGMCIFYATMTVIRRHYDRVAEELAAPEGPSDDSVRPSRVHSVVLISKIHRPTLRALAYARLMRSDTLEAVTVGVDPAETRALREEWEQRGIDVPLKVLDSPYREITRPVIEYVKGLRMESPRDAISVIIPEYVVGHWYEHLLHNQSALRLKGRLLFTPGVMVTSVPYQLASSEAAKLRARKRQEWSAPGAVRRGPAAERPKEPSTVED from the coding sequence GTGTCCAAACTGACCGACGTGCCCAAACGGATCCTGATCGGGCGCGCACTGCGCAGTGACCGGCTGGGCGAAACGCTCCTGCCGAAGCGCATCGCACTCCCCGTCTTCGCCTCCGACCCGCTGTCCTCCGTCGCCTACGCGCCGGGGGAGGTTCTTCTGGTCCTGTCCATCGCGGGCGTGTCGGCCTACCACTTCAGCCCGTGGATCGCCGTCGCGGTCGTCGTGCTGATGTTCACGGTCGTCGCCTCCTACCGGCAGAACGTGCACGCCTACCCGAGCGGCGGCGGCGACTACGAGGTGGCCACCACCAACCTCGGTCCCAAGGCCGGCCTCACCGTGGCCAGCGCGCTGCTCGTCGACTACGTCCTGACCGTCGCCGTCTCCATCGCCTCCGGCATCGAGAACCTCGGCTCCGCGGTCCCCTTCGTGGTCGAGCACAAGGTGCTGTGCGCGGTCGCCGTGATCGTTCTGCTGACGCTGATGAACCTGCGCGGCGTGAAGGAGTCCGGCAAGCTCTTCGCGATCCCGACGTACGTGTTCGTCGGCGGCGTCTTCATCATGATCGCGTGGGGTGCCTTCCGCGGCATGGTCCTCGGCGACACCATGCACGCCCCGACGGCCGACTACCACATCAAGGCCGAGCATCAGGGTCTCGCGGGCTTCGCCCTGGTCTTCCTGCTGCTGCGCGCCTTCTCCTCCGGCTGCGCCGCGCTCACCGGCGTCGAGGCGATCTCCAACGGCGTCCCGGCCTTCCGCAAGCCCAAGTCGAAGAACGCGGCGACCACGCTCGCGCTGATGGGCGGGCTTGCCGTCACCATGTTCTGCGGCATCATCGCCCTCGCCATGTCGACCAAGGTCCGCATGGCCGAGAACCCGGCCACCGACCTGATCCACAACGGCCACCCGCTCGGCTCCGGCTATGTCCAGAACCCGGTGATCTCCCAGGTCGCCGAGGCGGTGTTCGGCAAGGGCAGCTTCCTGTTCATCGTGCTCGCGGCGGCGACCGCCCTGGTCCTCTTCCTGGCGGCCAACACGGCGTACAACGGCTTCCCGCTGCTCGGCTCGATCCTCGCCCAGGACCGCTACCTCCCGCGCCAGCTGCACACCCGCGGCGACCGCCTCGCCTTCTCCAACGGCATCGTGCTGCTCGCCGGCGCGGCGGCCCTGCTGACGGTCGTCTACGGCGCCGACTCCACCCGCCTGATCCAGCTGTACATCGTCGGCGTGTTCGTGTCCTTCACGCTCAGCCAGACCGGCATGGTGAGGCACTGGAACCGCCACCTGGCGACGGAGCGGGACCCGGCCAAGCGCCGCCACATGATCCGCTCCCGCGCGATCAACGCGTTCGGTGCCTTCTTCACCGGCCTGGTGCTCGTCGTCGTCCTCGTCACCAAGTTCACGCACGGTGCCTGGGTGGCCCTGCTGGGCATGTGCATCTTCTACGCGACGATGACCGTGATCCGCAGGCACTACGACCGCGTCGCCGAAGAGCTCGCGGCCCCCGAGGGCCCGAGCGACGACAGCGTCCGACCCTCCCGTGTCCACTCGGTCGTCCTCATCTCCAAGATCCACCGCCCCACCCTGCGTGCCCTGGCCTACGCCAGGCTGATGCGCTCGGACACCCTGGAGGCGGTCACGGTCGGCGTCGACCCGGCGGAGACCAGGGCGCTGCGCGAGGAGTGGGAGCAGCGCGGCATCGACGTACCGCTGAAGGTCCTCGACTCGCCGTACCGGGAGATCACCCGCCCGGTGATCGAGTACGTCAAGGGCCTGCGCATGGAGTCCCCGCGGGACGCGATCTCGGTGATCATCCCCGAGTACGTGGTCGGCCACTGGTACGAGCACCTGCTGCACAACCAGAGCGCCCTGCGCCTGAAGGGCCGCCTGCTGTTCACGCCGGGCGTCATGGTGACCTCGGTGCCCTACCAGCTGGCGTCCTCCGAAGCGGCCAAGCTGCGGGCCCGCAAGCGGCAGGAGTGGAGCGCGCCGGGCGCGGTCCGACGCGGTCCGGCGGCCGAGCGGCCGAAGGAGCCGTCGACCGTCGAGGACTGA
- a CDS encoding class I SAM-dependent RNA methyltransferase, whose product MQAEPTKSLVGEEYEVEIGPVAHGGHCIARTSEGQVLFVRHALPGERVVARVTEGEEGARFLRADAVEILEASKDRVQAPCPYAGPGRCGGCDWQHAKPGAQRRLKGEVIAEQLQRLAGLTPEEAGWDGTVMPAEGDKLPAGEVPQWRTRVQYAVDADGNAGLRRHRSHEVEPIEHCMIAAPGVSELGIEDRDWSGMASVEAIAATGSQDRMVILEPRPGARLPLVELDRPVSVMRVDEKDGGVHRVHGRAFVRERADDRTYRVGSGGFWQVHPKAADTLVKAVMQGLLPRKGEMALDLYCGVGLFAGALADRLGEKGAVLGIESGKRAVEDARHNLADFPRVRIEQGKVESVLPRTGITEVDLIVLDPPRAGAGRKTVAHLASLGARRIAYVACDPAALARDLGYFREGGYRVRTLRAFDLFPMTSHVECVGILEPAAKGL is encoded by the coding sequence ATGCAGGCAGAACCGACCAAGTCTCTGGTGGGCGAGGAGTACGAGGTCGAGATCGGCCCCGTCGCCCACGGCGGCCACTGCATCGCCCGTACCTCCGAGGGCCAGGTGCTGTTCGTCCGGCACGCGCTGCCCGGCGAGCGGGTGGTGGCCCGGGTGACGGAGGGCGAGGAGGGCGCCCGCTTCCTGCGCGCGGACGCCGTCGAGATCCTGGAGGCGTCCAAGGACCGCGTCCAGGCCCCCTGCCCCTACGCCGGCCCCGGCCGCTGCGGCGGCTGCGACTGGCAGCACGCCAAGCCGGGCGCCCAGCGCCGGCTGAAGGGCGAGGTGATCGCCGAGCAGCTCCAGCGGCTCGCGGGCCTCACCCCCGAGGAGGCGGGCTGGGACGGCACGGTGATGCCGGCCGAGGGCGACAAGCTCCCGGCGGGCGAGGTGCCGCAGTGGCGGACGCGGGTGCAGTACGCGGTGGACGCCGACGGCAACGCAGGACTGCGCCGCCACCGTTCGCACGAGGTCGAACCGATCGAGCACTGCATGATCGCCGCGCCCGGTGTGAGCGAACTCGGCATCGAGGACCGGGACTGGTCCGGCATGGCCTCCGTCGAGGCGATCGCCGCGACGGGATCCCAGGACCGCATGGTCATCCTGGAGCCGAGGCCCGGCGCCCGGCTGCCGCTCGTCGAGCTCGACAGGCCCGTCTCCGTCATGCGCGTCGACGAGAAGGACGGCGGCGTCCACCGCGTCCACGGCCGCGCCTTCGTGCGCGAGCGCGCCGACGACCGCACCTACCGCGTCGGCAGCGGCGGCTTCTGGCAGGTCCACCCGAAGGCCGCCGACACCCTGGTCAAGGCCGTGATGCAGGGCCTGCTGCCGCGTAAGGGCGAGATGGCCCTCGACCTCTACTGCGGCGTGGGCCTCTTCGCCGGCGCCCTCGCCGACCGCCTCGGCGAGAAGGGCGCCGTCCTCGGTATCGAGTCCGGCAAGCGGGCGGTGGAGGACGCGCGGCACAACCTGGCCGACTTCCCGCGGGTCCGCATCGAACAGGGCAAGGTCGAGTCGGTCCTCCCGCGCACCGGCATCACCGAGGTCGACCTCATCGTCCTCGACCCCCCGCGCGCGGGCGCGGGCCGCAAGACGGTCGCACACCTCGCCTCCCTCGGCGCCCGCCGCATCGCCTACGTCGCCTGCGATCCCGCTGCGCTGGCCCGGGATCTGGGGTACTTCCGGGAGGGCGGGTACCGGGTGCGGACGCTTCGGGCGTTCGATCTGTTTCCGATGACGTCGCACGTGGAGTGCGTGGGGATTTTGGAGCCTGCTGCAAAGGGGCTCTGA
- a CDS encoding DoxX family protein translates to MSPSAALACPIVLIFALLGAAKILALGPMPELAAHVGFTITAYRVIGALELAGAIGVALCPVLPLLGGVAGVGLLILLAGAVTTHVRKGDRLPKLVPAVVCAALVTWYLSLLAGAGS, encoded by the coding sequence ATGAGCCCCTCCGCCGCCCTGGCCTGTCCGATCGTGCTGATCTTCGCCCTGCTGGGCGCAGCCAAGATCCTGGCCCTCGGCCCGATGCCCGAGCTGGCCGCCCACGTCGGCTTCACCATCACGGCCTACCGGGTGATCGGTGCACTGGAGCTGGCAGGCGCCATCGGCGTGGCCCTCTGCCCGGTCCTACCGCTGCTCGGAGGGGTGGCCGGCGTCGGGCTCCTGATACTGCTCGCCGGTGCCGTGACCACTCACGTACGCAAGGGAGACAGGTTGCCGAAACTCGTCCCCGCAGTGGTGTGCGCCGCACTGGTCACCTGGTATCTCTCGCTCCTTGCCGGTGCCGGCTCGTGA
- a CDS encoding acetoacetate--CoA ligase, with product MTTPHPTPRPEPFLPPDPKTAAGSRIADFARWAARHQGAETIQDPTDYRALHHWSVTDLEGFWAAVWQYFDIDAATPYQRVLAEETMPGARWFPGATLNYAHHALRNLHLDAPAITALDETGADYEITGRQLRAQVASVAATLRGLGVGQGDRVVGYLPNTPHAVIAFLATASLGAVWSVCGQDYAPKAAADRFTQLEPTVLITADGYLFNGTRHDRRAASLELADALPTLRATMLVDHLGLTWPETRHTNLTVPWDDAATRTEYLTITPVPFDHPLWIVFSSGTTGLPKGIVHGHGGVLLEHLKTLGLHSDLGPGDRLLWYTTTHWMMWNLVVSTLLTGATTCTYDGSPAPVTRPDILWELAARHKVTVFGTSPQYLLATAKLGIEPSAHDLSAIRAIGSTGSTLPASAYPWVRDHVGAGIQLASTSGGTDIVSAFAGSAPTTPVWAGELSAPNLGVALAAYDSAGRAVVDQVGELVVTRPMPSMPLYFWNDADGSRYRDTYFGAYPDVWRHGDWITLTSHGSVIVHGRSDATLNRNGVRLGSADIHDIVERLPEVTEALVIGAEEPDGGYWMPLFVVPAPGVTLDDALREKIRDAIRTGASPRHVPDEILAVPAIPHTRTGKKLEVPVKRLLQGAPAEQVLNPSAVDNPDLVAYFAGLGAERRQARHPHTVKDAP from the coding sequence ATGACCACCCCGCATCCCACGCCGCGTCCGGAACCGTTCCTGCCGCCCGACCCGAAGACTGCCGCCGGCAGCCGCATCGCGGACTTCGCCCGCTGGGCCGCCCGGCACCAGGGCGCCGAAACGATCCAGGACCCGACCGACTACCGGGCCCTGCACCACTGGTCCGTCACCGACCTGGAGGGGTTCTGGGCGGCGGTGTGGCAGTACTTCGACATCGACGCCGCCACTCCGTACCAGCGGGTGCTGGCCGAGGAGACCATGCCCGGCGCCCGCTGGTTTCCCGGCGCCACCCTCAACTACGCCCACCACGCGCTGCGCAACCTGCACCTGGACGCACCCGCGATCACCGCCCTGGACGAGACAGGAGCCGACTACGAGATCACGGGCCGGCAGCTGCGCGCCCAGGTCGCCTCCGTTGCGGCCACCCTGCGCGGCCTGGGCGTCGGACAGGGCGACAGGGTAGTCGGCTACCTGCCCAACACCCCCCACGCCGTCATCGCCTTCCTCGCCACGGCCAGCCTGGGCGCGGTGTGGTCGGTGTGCGGCCAGGACTACGCCCCCAAGGCCGCCGCCGACCGCTTCACCCAGCTGGAGCCCACGGTTCTCATCACCGCGGACGGCTACCTCTTCAACGGCACCCGACACGACCGCCGCGCCGCCTCCCTCGAACTGGCCGACGCCCTGCCCACCCTGAGGGCCACGATGCTCGTGGACCACCTGGGCCTCACCTGGCCCGAGACCCGGCACACCAACCTGACGGTCCCCTGGGACGACGCCGCCACCCGCACCGAATACCTCACCATCACCCCGGTGCCGTTCGACCACCCCCTGTGGATCGTCTTCTCCTCCGGCACCACCGGCCTGCCCAAAGGCATCGTCCACGGGCACGGCGGCGTCCTGCTCGAACACCTCAAGACCCTCGGCCTGCACTCCGACCTCGGCCCCGGCGACCGCCTGCTGTGGTACACCACCACCCACTGGATGATGTGGAACCTGGTCGTTTCCACCCTGCTGACCGGCGCCACCACCTGCACCTACGACGGCAGCCCCGCGCCGGTGACACGCCCGGACATCCTGTGGGAGCTGGCGGCCCGCCACAAAGTCACCGTGTTCGGCACCAGCCCCCAGTACCTGCTGGCCACGGCCAAACTGGGCATCGAACCCTCCGCGCACGACCTGTCGGCCATCCGCGCCATCGGCAGCACCGGCTCCACCCTGCCCGCCTCCGCCTACCCCTGGGTCCGCGACCACGTCGGCGCGGGCATTCAGCTGGCCTCCACCAGCGGCGGCACCGACATCGTCTCCGCCTTCGCCGGCAGCGCCCCCACCACCCCCGTATGGGCGGGCGAGCTGTCCGCCCCCAACCTCGGCGTGGCGCTCGCGGCGTACGACAGCGCGGGACGGGCGGTCGTCGATCAGGTCGGCGAACTGGTCGTCACCCGCCCCATGCCCTCCATGCCGCTGTACTTCTGGAACGACGCCGACGGCAGCCGCTACCGCGACACCTACTTCGGCGCCTACCCGGACGTGTGGCGGCACGGCGACTGGATCACCCTCACCTCCCACGGATCGGTGATCGTCCACGGCCGCTCCGACGCCACCCTCAACCGCAACGGCGTGCGCCTGGGCAGCGCCGACATCCACGACATCGTCGAACGCCTCCCCGAGGTCACCGAAGCCCTGGTCATCGGCGCGGAGGAACCCGACGGCGGCTACTGGATGCCCCTCTTCGTCGTTCCCGCGCCTGGTGTCACGCTGGACGACGCCCTGCGCGAGAAGATCCGCGACGCCATCCGCACCGGCGCCTCCCCCCGCCACGTCCCCGACGAGATCCTCGCCGTGCCGGCCATCCCGCACACCAGGACCGGCAAGAAACTCGAAGTCCCGGTCAAGCGCCTCCTCCAGGGCGCCCCCGCCGAACAGGTCCTCAACCCCTCGGCGGTCGACAACCCGGACCTCGTCGCCTACTTCGCCGGCCTGGGAGCCGAACGCCGCCAGGCCCGTCACCCGCACACCGTCAAGGACGCCCCATGA
- a CDS encoding bifunctional 3-(3-hydroxy-phenyl)propionate/3-hydroxycinnamic acid hydroxylase — MSTASRRPVVIIGAGPVGVTAALLLARHGVPSLVLERHRDVYPLPRAVVVDDEVRRILQSVGIHEEFAALARPARGLRLLDARHRVIAEFARSLHGRHGFPQTSMFDQPDLERLLRDALARRPESELWGGVEVVSVSQDTDGTAPVRVTFRRDGSDEDEHVWADAVLGCDGAGSLTRDAIGAVWEDLHFEESWRVIDVRTSRPVRTWEGVDQICCPTQPATFMRLGEDRYRWEFRLPADVHLDGPDGRERLRELVAPWVDVPSGVAGADDFEVIRQAQYTFRARLADRWRQGRVFLLGDAAHLTPPFIGQGLCAGLRDARNLTWKLARVLRQGADDRLLDTYERERKPHARYVIRLAVAIGWAMTGGQDRGAALRRAVVGAACRVPGVTTAVSRDLSPALTAGPLVPRRPGLIGRGLTGTFCPQPWVIVDGRRTRLDDVLGDSFALLTAVPPTPHMTAVTTALDAATIHVDDLDDDGTLAAWLARGRADAVLLRPDRVVMDIVPAGAGHFPDPTIWASLLHTARRTADARPVT, encoded by the coding sequence GTGAGCACCGCATCCCGGAGACCGGTGGTGATCATCGGCGCGGGGCCCGTGGGCGTTACGGCCGCGCTCCTGCTGGCCCGGCACGGAGTGCCCAGCCTCGTCCTGGAACGCCACCGGGACGTCTACCCCTTGCCACGCGCTGTCGTCGTGGACGACGAGGTGCGCCGGATCCTGCAGAGTGTCGGCATCCATGAGGAGTTCGCCGCCCTCGCCCGGCCGGCGCGCGGGCTGCGGCTGCTGGACGCCCGGCACCGGGTGATCGCCGAATTCGCGCGATCCCTGCACGGGCGTCACGGCTTCCCCCAGACCAGCATGTTCGATCAGCCGGACCTGGAGCGTCTGCTGCGCGACGCTCTGGCGCGCCGCCCGGAGTCTGAGCTGTGGGGCGGGGTGGAGGTCGTGTCCGTCAGCCAGGACACCGACGGGACGGCGCCGGTCCGGGTCACCTTCCGCCGCGACGGCAGCGACGAGGACGAGCACGTCTGGGCCGACGCCGTCCTCGGCTGCGACGGCGCCGGCAGCCTCACCCGCGACGCCATCGGCGCCGTATGGGAGGACCTGCACTTCGAGGAGAGCTGGCGGGTCATCGACGTGCGCACCAGCCGCCCGGTGCGGACCTGGGAGGGCGTCGACCAGATCTGCTGCCCCACCCAGCCCGCCACCTTCATGCGCCTCGGCGAGGACCGCTACCGCTGGGAGTTCCGGCTGCCCGCCGACGTACACCTGGACGGCCCGGACGGGCGGGAACGCCTGCGCGAGCTGGTCGCCCCCTGGGTGGACGTGCCGTCCGGCGTCGCGGGGGCCGACGACTTCGAGGTGATCCGGCAGGCGCAGTACACCTTCCGCGCCCGCCTCGCCGACCGGTGGCGCCAGGGACGCGTCTTCCTGCTGGGCGACGCGGCCCACCTCACCCCGCCCTTCATCGGGCAGGGTCTGTGCGCTGGTCTGCGCGACGCCCGCAACCTCACCTGGAAGCTTGCCCGCGTTCTCCGACAGGGCGCGGACGACAGGCTTCTGGACACCTACGAGCGCGAGCGCAAACCGCACGCCCGCTACGTGATCCGGCTCGCGGTGGCCATCGGCTGGGCCATGACGGGTGGACAGGACCGTGGCGCGGCACTCCGCCGGGCCGTCGTCGGCGCGGCATGCCGCGTCCCCGGCGTGACCACGGCGGTGAGCCGCGACCTCAGCCCCGCGCTGACCGCCGGCCCACTGGTACCGCGCCGTCCCGGGCTCATCGGACGCGGGCTGACCGGCACCTTCTGCCCGCAGCCCTGGGTGATCGTCGACGGCAGACGGACGCGCCTGGACGACGTCCTCGGAGACTCCTTCGCCCTCCTGACCGCTGTGCCGCCCACCCCGCACATGACGGCCGTGACCACGGCACTCGACGCAGCCACGATCCACGTCGATGACCTGGACGACGACGGCACACTGGCCGCCTGGCTGGCACGCGGCCGGGCGGACGCCGTCCTGCTGCGCCCCGACCGTGTCGTGATGGACATCGTCCCCGCCGGGGCCGGCCACTTCCCGGACCCCACCATCTGGGCCTCCCTGCTCCACACGGCCCGCCGTACCGCCGACGCCCGGCCCGTCACCTGA
- a CDS encoding fumarylacetoacetate hydrolase family protein — translation MSTNVLRTADGWWVVRDERAVRVETKAVTTAELLADRDAVREAAASGESGTPVADLVALPPVTTPCRVVAQMVNYRSHAKDSGFTGDIPPTFFRKASGSISGPHETIVRPAHVNFLDYEVELGLVMGAPLPVGTVVKERDLPSYVAGLVLTNDVSARDVQLTKTQFYESKSYPTFTPTGPYLALLEPEDFARLIDLRLRLSVNGVPRQDRTLADMIVRPAQALTLLARFQTLDPGDLLLTGTPGGTALKAPPKPVEKIAALLPPALKWKAFFNGQAKNPLYLRNGDLVTATIATPDGHIDLGEQRTAVANAT, via the coding sequence ATGAGCACCAACGTTCTGCGCACCGCCGACGGCTGGTGGGTCGTCCGGGACGAGCGCGCCGTCCGCGTCGAGACCAAGGCGGTCACCACCGCCGAACTGCTCGCCGACCGGGACGCGGTCCGCGAGGCCGCCGCCTCCGGCGAGAGCGGCACGCCCGTCGCCGACCTGGTGGCGCTGCCCCCGGTCACCACCCCCTGCCGGGTGGTCGCCCAGATGGTCAATTACCGCAGCCACGCCAAGGATTCGGGCTTCACCGGCGACATCCCGCCCACTTTCTTCCGCAAGGCATCCGGCTCGATCAGCGGCCCGCACGAGACGATCGTCCGCCCCGCGCACGTGAACTTCCTCGACTACGAGGTGGAACTCGGCCTCGTCATGGGCGCACCGCTGCCCGTGGGCACTGTTGTGAAGGAGCGGGACCTGCCTTCGTACGTCGCCGGGCTCGTCCTCACCAACGACGTCAGCGCCCGCGACGTCCAGCTGACCAAGACCCAGTTCTACGAGAGCAAGTCCTACCCGACCTTCACACCGACGGGGCCGTACCTGGCCCTGCTGGAGCCCGAGGACTTCGCCCGTCTGATCGACCTGCGGCTGCGGCTGTCCGTCAACGGCGTACCGCGCCAGGACCGCACACTCGCCGACATGATCGTGCGACCGGCGCAGGCACTCACCCTGCTCGCCCGCTTCCAGACCCTCGACCCGGGCGACCTGCTGCTCACCGGCACACCTGGCGGCACCGCTCTGAAGGCCCCGCCCAAGCCGGTCGAGAAGATCGCCGCTCTGCTGCCGCCCGCCTTGAAGTGGAAGGCGTTCTTCAACGGCCAGGCCAAGAATCCCCTGTACCTGCGCAACGGTGACCTCGTCACCGCCACCATCGCCACCCCCGACGGGCACATCGACCTGGGCGAGCAGCGGACCGCTGTGGCGAACGCGACGTGA
- a CDS encoding VOC family protein has protein sequence MSHIPVNKGGPLTPHQDLHSEQGALRGEHPGRARNPVIRVADLAWLEFEKPDLDRAEVFARDFGFAIAARTPHELWLRGTFAGSPCMVIRRGRASRFLGPAFRAAERADVDRLAAAVGHTVRDIDVTGGGRSVALFDPSGLPVRVVHCAEPLPALPEQPPLPLNTGTRPRRTNATQRPPREPSRIQRLGHVVLETRTFARTLDWYLDTLGMIVSDFLFLDGQRGRGPTMAFIRCDQGSLPVDHHTLALHLGPGTGYVHSAYQVTDLDAIAAGGEYLAERGYQRSWGIGRHIQGSQLFDYWRDPDRFMLEHFADGDLFSCDLEPGWAPMSASGLAQWGPPVTRDFLGTNPSPAKLREVMTALRDDNELDPARLLGLMKAMSS, from the coding sequence ATGTCCCACATCCCGGTTAACAAGGGCGGTCCTCTGACGCCCCACCAAGACCTCCACAGTGAGCAGGGCGCCCTGCGTGGCGAGCATCCCGGACGAGCCCGCAATCCCGTGATCAGGGTGGCGGACCTGGCCTGGCTGGAGTTCGAGAAGCCGGATCTGGACCGGGCCGAGGTGTTCGCCCGTGACTTCGGCTTCGCGATCGCCGCCCGCACTCCGCACGAACTCTGGCTGCGTGGCACGTTCGCGGGCTCTCCCTGCATGGTCATCCGGCGTGGGCGCGCCTCCCGCTTCCTCGGGCCGGCGTTTCGCGCGGCCGAACGGGCCGATGTGGACCGGCTGGCCGCCGCCGTCGGACACACCGTCCGGGACATCGACGTCACCGGCGGCGGTCGGTCGGTCGCCCTGTTTGATCCCTCGGGCCTCCCGGTCCGGGTGGTGCACTGCGCCGAACCGCTGCCCGCGCTCCCCGAGCAGCCGCCGCTGCCCCTCAACACCGGCACCCGACCCCGCCGTACGAACGCCACCCAGCGTCCGCCCCGTGAGCCGTCCCGCATCCAGCGCCTGGGCCATGTGGTGCTGGAGACACGGACGTTCGCCCGCACCCTGGACTGGTACCTGGACACCCTCGGGATGATCGTGTCCGACTTCCTGTTCCTGGACGGGCAGCGCGGGCGCGGGCCGACCATGGCGTTCATCCGCTGCGACCAGGGCAGCCTGCCCGTGGACCACCACACCCTCGCCCTGCACCTGGGTCCCGGTACCGGCTACGTCCACTCCGCCTACCAGGTCACCGACCTCGACGCGATCGCCGCCGGCGGGGAGTACCTGGCCGAGCGCGGCTACCAGCGCAGCTGGGGCATCGGCCGGCACATCCAGGGCAGCCAGCTCTTCGACTACTGGCGCGACCCCGACCGCTTCATGCTGGAGCACTTCGCCGACGGCGACCTGTTCTCCTGCGACCTCGAACCCGGATGGGCACCGATGTCGGCGAGCGGCCTGGCCCAGTGGGGCCCGCCGGTCACCCGCGACTTCCTGGGGACCAACCCCTCTCCCGCCAAGCTGCGCGAGGTCATGACGGCCCTGCGCGACGACAACGAACTCGACCCCGCACGCCTGCTGGGCCTGATGAAAGCGATGAGCTCATGA